The following is a genomic window from Bacteroidota bacterium.
ATTCCGTATCGAGTTCGGGTACTAAATTTCAATTGATGGTAGTTTTATTAAATAATTGAGATTCATTAATTAGAATATCAAATGTAATAAAAATAACATCCTGAACTTTTATCAGTCCAAGGATTTTTTTAGGAGGGCTTAATTTGAAGTCCGACAACTTAACTTTGGTTAAACCTTGAAGTTTAATTTTGCCATTGGAGTTTTCGAGGATCGTGTATTCTGTAATAATTGAATTTGAAATGCCGGCAAAGGTTAAATTAATATAAAGTTTTTGCTGAAATCGGCTGTCAATAATTGACAAAAAATTTGTTTTATCAATTTCGACAATCACATTTGGATAAGCTTTCGAATTCATCATGGTACGAAAATCGCTCAGTATATTTTCATTTTTTCCCTGAATATCCTTGATTGGAATTATAAATTCCACAACCTCCATCCCGGGAGCGGGAGAATTGATTAATGTTGATTTGTTTAAAAAATTTGGTATTTGGCTCGGATTATCATAAAAGAGAATAAACTTATTTAGATTTGTTCTCCCTTCAATTTGAACTGATTCCAGAAAACAATATTCATTGCCATTCATCTTGAAAGGACTTTCCAATTTCCCTTCATAAAAAGACAAAATAAAAACAATACATAAGATTATTTTCCTAATCATAAATCAAAAAACATGAGTCGTCATGCATTACTGCACGACGACTGTATGTTAAATATTAGAATGAAATTGCGGCTTCAATCATCACACCTTTGAATCCAGCATCCTTGCCATATGTAAAGTTCGTGTAATTCTGATCCACATATTCTGCTTTAAGGATTACATATTGATTCAGGTTCCAACCACCACCAAACTGTACTCTATCAACTGATAAATCAGCATCATTTTTAACTTTATTATATCGGGCGGCAATATAAAATTGTTCTTGTTTACCAAAACGATATAATCCTTCAACGGCATATTGATTGAAATCAAAATCCGCTTTTTTAGTTGTCAAACCCGTTGCATTTTCAT
Proteins encoded in this region:
- a CDS encoding YceI family protein, encoding MIRKIILCIVFILSFYEGKLESPFKMNGNEYCFLESVQIEGRTNLNKFILFYDNPSQIPNFLNKSTLINSPAPGMEVVEFIIPIKDIQGKNENILSDFRTMMNSKAYPNVIVEIDKTNFLSIIDSRFQQKLYINLTFAGISNSIITEYTILENSNGKIKLQGLTKVKLSDFKLSPPKKILGLIKVQDVIFITFDILINESQLFNKTTIN